Part of the Falco rusticolus isolate bFalRus1 chromosome 2, bFalRus1.pri, whole genome shotgun sequence genome is shown below.
TATGAAACTCATGCATACAAGGTAACTGCCTTAGCTTATTCCCTGTTACATACTCATTAATGCAAACACTGCATGTTTtacttatttcattttcagtgtgaATATCCCCATAGTTTCGGGTAGAAAGATTGTCAATCTGCTCTTTGGTTAAACCTCTTAAAtgatcatcatcatcatcttcattcAGCAAGAAGAAGTGGGCAAGTCGAAGTATGGGCAGTGTTCCATTTTCCACTAGGTTGTTCGCATCTTGAGACTGCCTGTTATCTTGGTTTTCATTATTGCGCCCGTAGCGTTGAATATCATTGCTCTGTCCATTTGTTTCCCTGTTGCCTTCCACTGCATGCCTGTTTCTAGATGAAACTGCACTTGGATCACTGCTACGGTTTGCTGAACTTGAGTTATTCTGCTCTGACTGTACATCCGGTAAGTGATGACCACCTCTTGGCACTTCTGAGTTAGATTCAGTTTCCATTAAAGAACTCAGTTCTCCAAAGCCTGTCATAATTTGTCTAAGGATTGATCGAAGAGCTGCTGATGAAGGTTCACCAAGCCCAGTTTCTGAAATCCGACGAAGAGGTATCCGTATAGTGCTAACATAGGTTCGAATACCCGCACGCTCCGACCGCGATATTGTACGCCGAAATCCTCCACTGTCACTTTCAAAGGTAACTATGTTTTCTGCCATTCCTACTCTAGAACGAGTTCTACTGGCAATACTGTCCCGATCTCTGTTTTCTCCAGGACGAATTCTTCTCACCTGAAGATCTAATGTAATTGTTGGATGCCTTCTAACAGCAGCTACTGGCCTACTAGATTCCTCCTCTTCCAAAGTTATACCCAAGGATGGGGCTACACTGGAAAGTAGAGGAGTCTGAGTGTTACCTCTTGCTTGTTCTTCAGCAGACTGTGGAGAAGGTTGAGCTGTTTGTCTTCTATTTCtactgctttgctgtgtgtttctgtcctgcctctgcccaTGTTCCTCAGAACGAACAGTATCACTTTGCCTTTGCAGTGGAGAGCGGCTTCGACTACTTAAAGTAGACCTCAGCCGCAGAATTTCTAGTCTTTGGTTTGCACTCATCCGAACATTAGTTCTAGCTCTACCTCTCGTGACTCCCGTAGAAGTACCTCTTTCTGGCATTCCTCTTTGTTCACTGCTAGCTGCAGAATTATTATGTGTAGCATTTGTTTGCGAAAGGCCTCTCAACTCCCTCGTTCTACTCCTAAGCCTCCATGAGACTGGATGAGAGGCTGCTTCAGGGAATTGTGCCACAGAACTTCTCAGAGACCTGGTCCTTGCAGTGCTTGAGGCCTCACTGTTGGCAGCTCTTGCAGTCCTGCTCCTCGTTCGTGGGGTTGCTGGACTGACAGCTCTTGAACGTCTTCTTTCTAAATACATTCTGCTACTACTATCTATACCCACATACTCGTCACCAGTAGTTTCAAAACTGTTATGCTCATGATTTATATTGATTTCAAGACTAAATCGAAACTCCCCGCTGTTTGGATTTGTCCGACTCACAGCTCTCCAGGTTTGGTTCCCACTCTGTCCACTGCGAGTGGCATTTCCTGTGCGACGGAACGTGTTCAGCCATTCAAGCAAGGAGTCACCATTTGAGTTTTCTCCAAGGACATCAGAATCTGAGAGAAACAAAGAATTGCAAACATTCAAACAACTGCATGCTCAGCATACTACGGTGCACTCCAAATCCTCTAGGCTTGCTGGGCCCTGACTTCAGAAATGACAGAGTAGCAGGATAGCTACATCGCTACGGTAAcataattttgctgaaaatatgCTGTATGTAAAAAAGTCAGCATAACTCATCAGTTGAGCCTAGAATTCTTGTCTCACCAGCAGATACACAAAGAAACTGGTATGTTCAGATGGCCTCTTCTGAGAAAGTGTTCAGATTTGGGCAGTCCAAAGTTAAGTTGTATTTGTCCAACATGTGTCCCTCACTTAAGCTATCAATTTGAAGGTATCCTAGTGAACTAGTTTtgataaaacaaagaaaagtacAATAGAttcattttacttctgaaaacattttaaaaaattgttttctattaGCAGTGGGATAAATGAAGCATGGTTTTGACAGATTTGCTCCTTTTGTGCAACTAGTACTCTTCCTACTACAATATCCACAGCTCTGTACCCAAATGTCCTCCCACTACGAGCTCAAGAACAGATACAGTTGTGGTTAGTGCTGTGTATAAAGCAAGCCAAAGGTCATGATCACAGTGAAGGCTTCCCTTAAAGGGATCAGATTAAGCTTTCCCTACTCCATCATCTCCCTCTATCATGAAACATGCAAGAACTTTGGTGTCTTCATTTCTGAGTTGCCTATTCCTCTCCTAAATCTGACTAGAACTGGCCAAACTATTAAGCTAATATTGCTGGAGAACTGAAGACAGTCAGTGCACATAATACAAGCCTCACtccattaaaacaaacagaaataaaacaacaaaactaacAGAACAGTGGAGACAATAACTGTTTCCTACTAACTCCTTCTCTGTTCCAGCTTCTCTAATATACAATAAAACCTTTTAAGAATTAcaagaatgaaaattatttttgtgccaTTAAGTTAACTAGCAAAAGGAAaccaggaaaagagaagaaagtaatCTGTGGTTGACATTCATCAGTTTTCATGAAGTATTTCAAGTTTGTTTTCATATCATTAGGAAATctcttacttttaaaacaatcCACAGAAGCACAATGAAAAAACAAGACTTGAAATGGCTGGTACCGAAATCCATCAGCATTTATCTTAAATATCTGTACAGGACAGTATTTATGCATCACATACTATATACACAAATGAAGAACGTTTACCTCCAACAGTTCTACCTTCACGTTCTCTGTTATTCAGATCACTCTGTGATGCCAGGCACTCCTTAGCCCCTTCCAAGCGCTGCTGCAACTCTTCTGCTGTTATTTCCcctgaaataatttacattttgataATGCTGTTAGATAagacattattattattggctCAATACAGCCATGCAgaaataacaatattttctaTCTTGAATTAAAATCTTCCGAAATAAGGTAAAATTAAtgaaaccaaaaaagaaaatggcactACTGTGAGATTTTAACAGGTACACAGATAACAGAGGAAGTAGGTACTAGGGTggaagaaaagatgcagaatgTGCGTCAAGAGCACACCAACTTCCAATAACAATTCAGAGGCCTCCAAAATTGCCATACCAACAGATATACTTTAATGTCAGATATTGTTTGGATATTTCCCATACATGATGATGTTGCATTTGAAAgagtaacatttttatttcagctttagTATCtatttaagttaatttttactgaagatcattaatttttaatggaaatggaGAGGTTTTTGCTTTCTACAAAGCCATAGAAGTCAGGCTACTTGAGCCATACAACCACATGTGGTgtctgaaagcagcagtgttaCCTCACA
Proteins encoded:
- the RNF6 gene encoding E3 ubiquitin-protein ligase RNF6 isoform X1; this translates as MDHSRHRAGNGNEQTSSQERSHGEDERQRQLERLSREEAYYQFINELNEEDYRLMRDRNLLGTPGEITAEELQQRLEGAKECLASQSDLNNREREGRTVGDSDVLGENSNGDSLLEWLNTFRRTGNATRSGQSGNQTWRAVSRTNPNSGEFRFSLEININHEHNSFETTGDEYVGIDSSSRMYLERRRSRAVSPATPRTRSRTARAANSEASSTARTRSLRSSVAQFPEAASHPVSWRLRSRTRELRGLSQTNATHNNSAASSEQRGMPERGTSTGVTRGRARTNVRMSANQRLEILRLRSTLSSRSRSPLQRQSDTVRSEEHGQRQDRNTQQSSRNRRQTAQPSPQSAEEQARGNTQTPLLSSVAPSLGITLEEEESSRPVAAVRRHPTITLDLQVRRIRPGENRDRDSIASRTRSRVGMAENIVTFESDSGGFRRTISRSERAGIRTYVSTIRIPLRRISETGLGEPSSAALRSILRQIMTGFGELSSLMETESNSEVPRGGHHLPDVQSEQNNSSSANRSSDPSAVSSRNRHAVEGNRETNGQSNDIQRYGRNNENQDNRQSQDANNLVENGTLPILRLAHFFLLNEDDDDDHLRGLTKEQIDNLSTRNYGDIHTENEISKTCSVCINEYVTGNKLRQLPCMHEFHIHCIDRWLSENSTCPICRQPVLGSNATDNG